One part of the Brevundimonas sp. NIBR11 genome encodes these proteins:
- a CDS encoding UBP-type zinc finger domain-containing protein, with amino-acid sequence MLTQNCGHAATINTVTPSARGCEECLKTGSMWVHLRLCRSCGHVGCCDDSPNRHATAHFKATHHPIIEGYDPPEGWGWCFVDQTIVDLPNQTPQLGPIPRWV; translated from the coding sequence GTGCTGACACAGAACTGCGGACATGCCGCGACCATCAACACGGTGACGCCCAGCGCCAGGGGCTGCGAGGAATGTCTGAAAACCGGGTCGATGTGGGTGCATCTGAGGCTGTGCCGGAGCTGCGGCCACGTCGGCTGCTGCGACGACTCGCCGAACCGCCACGCCACCGCTCACTTCAAGGCGACCCATCATCCGATCATCGAAGGCTACGACCCGCCCGAGGGCTGGGGCTGGTGCTTCGTGGACCAGACGATCGTCGACCTGCCGAACCAGACGCCGCAACTCGGCCCGATCCCGCGCTGGGTCTAG
- a CDS encoding M28 family peptidase — MSRISLALLAACLTAASGAFAQEGRIDPDRLNAAVAVLAGDDFEGRAPTTPGEERSVTWIADQFRALGLEPAGDDGSWFQTVPINRFVQDGPALITANAGGEMITLQRGTDIISNSHRPTNHITITDAPVVFVGYGVTAPERGWDDFKGVDVRGKVVLMLVNDPDFEVPADSPTAGRFDGLGMTWYGRWVYKFEEAARRGAAAVFVIHETAAAGYPWNTLQNSSTAPGLDIVRADPERERVQAQGWIQQAQAARLMQAAGLDYATLKTAAQSSDFRPVELNGVTMSLDFGQTFSRLTTRNVAGRLPGTRHPDETIMYGAHWDAYGRAVPNAAGDDIYNGAVDNATGVAAVLELARLYAEAPRTDRSVMFVSWAAEEAGLLGAYYYAAHPLVPLETTVVNINMDSLLPGPASSEIVVIGFGKTDAQNRLADLASEEGRSLIPDPAPQVGAFYRSDHFPLAKMGVPALFAAAGFTGASDASRAYVRDRYHQPTDAWSSDWSMEGAAQDVQLLYRVGRDLANNREWPLWTPGNEFEAVREASAASRIE, encoded by the coding sequence GTGTCCCGTATCAGCCTCGCCCTCCTCGCCGCCTGTCTGACCGCCGCTTCCGGAGCGTTCGCTCAGGAAGGCCGCATCGATCCCGACCGGCTGAACGCCGCCGTCGCCGTGCTCGCGGGCGACGACTTCGAGGGCCGCGCCCCCACCACGCCGGGCGAGGAACGCTCCGTCACCTGGATCGCAGACCAATTCCGCGCCCTGGGCCTGGAGCCCGCCGGCGACGACGGCTCCTGGTTCCAGACCGTGCCGATCAACCGCTTCGTCCAGGACGGGCCGGCCCTGATTACGGCGAATGCGGGCGGGGAGATGATCACCCTGCAGCGCGGCACGGACATCATCTCAAACAGCCACCGCCCTACGAACCACATCACCATTACCGACGCGCCGGTGGTCTTCGTCGGTTACGGTGTGACTGCGCCCGAGCGCGGCTGGGACGACTTCAAGGGCGTCGACGTGCGCGGCAAGGTCGTGCTGATGCTGGTCAACGACCCGGACTTCGAGGTCCCGGCCGACAGCCCCACGGCCGGCAGGTTCGACGGCCTCGGCATGACCTGGTACGGCCGCTGGGTCTACAAGTTCGAGGAGGCGGCGCGGCGCGGGGCGGCGGCCGTCTTCGTGATTCATGAGACGGCGGCGGCCGGCTATCCGTGGAACACCCTGCAGAACTCCTCCACCGCGCCGGGCCTCGACATCGTCCGCGCCGATCCGGAGCGCGAACGGGTGCAGGCGCAAGGGTGGATCCAGCAGGCGCAGGCGGCGCGACTGATGCAGGCCGCGGGTCTCGACTATGCGACGCTGAAGACGGCGGCCCAGTCGTCGGACTTCCGCCCGGTGGAACTGAACGGCGTGACGATGTCGCTCGACTTCGGACAGACCTTCAGTCGCCTGACGACGCGCAACGTCGCGGGTCGCCTGCCGGGGACGCGCCACCCGGACGAAACGATCATGTACGGCGCCCACTGGGACGCCTACGGCCGCGCCGTGCCCAATGCGGCGGGCGACGACATCTATAACGGCGCCGTGGACAATGCGACGGGGGTGGCGGCGGTGCTGGAACTGGCGCGCCTCTATGCCGAGGCGCCGCGCACCGACCGATCGGTGATGTTCGTGTCCTGGGCGGCGGAGGAGGCGGGTCTGCTGGGCGCCTACTACTATGCGGCGCATCCGCTGGTTCCGCTGGAGACCACGGTGGTCAACATCAACATGGACAGTCTGCTGCCCGGCCCGGCGTCATCCGAGATCGTGGTCATCGGTTTCGGCAAGACCGACGCCCAGAACCGGCTGGCGGATCTGGCCTCGGAGGAGGGGCGGTCGCTGATCCCCGACCCCGCGCCCCAGGTCGGCGCCTTCTATCGCTCCGACCATTTCCCGCTGGCCAAGATGGGGGTGCCCGCCCTGTTCGCCGCCGCCGGCTTCACCGGAGCATCGGACGCCAGCCGGGCCTATGTGCGTGATCGCTATCACCAGCCGACCGACGCCTGGTCCTCCGACTGGTCGATGGAGGGGGCGGCGCAGGATGTGCAGTTGCTCTATCGGGTGGGCCGCGATCTCGCGAACAACCGCGAATGGCCGCTGTGGACGCCGGGCAACGAGTTCGAGGCCGTGCGCGAAGCCAGCGCGGCGTCTCGGATCGAATGA
- a CDS encoding dicarboxylate/amino acid:cation symporter → MLARFFAIPLWQRTAAGFALGIVAGLILREQAEVWLQPIGDIYLNLIRMVVAPLVLFTIASSIAKLGEGAGAIRLGARTVMWFAITSLLAVLVGFAFGHLINPGVGLANLPLGEVREREIPTPLEVLIGIVPTNPFAALAEGKVLQIIFFSALVGAALVALGDRAQTARRFVDEGAAIVFRITRWVIQLTPFGVFGLIGSVVGGYGWEALLPLGKFIFAIYAACLFHILIVYSGLLKAHGLGVRSFFRGAFAAQQTAFATSSSLGTLPITLRQTVERLGVPQAYAAFAVPLGANVKMDGCGAIYPAIASIFIAQYFQIELSLTQYVLIGLTAVLGSLGTAGVPGTSIVMLTLTLSTAGLPLEGIGYIVAIDRIIDMMRTATNVTGQMLVPVLVAKEEGILNQGIYDGHVAWLPGDPEAETADGVRAAGI, encoded by the coding sequence ATGCTCGCCAGATTCTTCGCCATCCCCCTTTGGCAGCGCACCGCCGCCGGCTTCGCCCTCGGCATCGTCGCCGGTTTGATCCTGAGGGAGCAGGCGGAGGTCTGGCTCCAGCCCATCGGCGACATCTATCTGAACCTGATCCGCATGGTGGTGGCGCCGCTGGTGCTGTTCACCATCGCCTCCTCCATCGCCAAGCTGGGCGAAGGCGCCGGCGCGATCCGGCTGGGGGCGCGCACGGTGATGTGGTTCGCCATCACCTCCCTGCTGGCCGTGCTGGTCGGTTTCGCTTTCGGCCACCTGATCAATCCGGGCGTCGGCCTCGCCAACCTGCCGCTCGGCGAGGTGCGCGAGCGCGAGATCCCGACTCCGCTCGAGGTCCTGATCGGCATCGTCCCGACAAATCCCTTCGCAGCCCTGGCCGAAGGCAAGGTTCTGCAGATCATCTTCTTCTCGGCGTTGGTGGGCGCGGCCCTGGTGGCGCTGGGCGACCGGGCCCAGACGGCGCGACGGTTCGTGGACGAAGGCGCGGCCATCGTCTTTCGCATCACCCGCTGGGTCATCCAGCTGACCCCCTTCGGAGTGTTCGGCCTGATCGGCTCGGTCGTCGGCGGCTACGGCTGGGAGGCATTGTTGCCGCTCGGCAAATTCATTTTCGCCATCTACGCGGCCTGCCTCTTCCACATCCTGATCGTCTATTCGGGCCTGCTGAAGGCCCACGGCCTGGGCGTCCGCAGCTTCTTCCGGGGCGCCTTCGCGGCGCAGCAGACGGCCTTCGCCACTTCCTCCTCGCTGGGCACCCTGCCCATCACCCTGCGCCAGACGGTGGAGCGTCTCGGCGTGCCCCAGGCCTATGCCGCCTTCGCCGTGCCGCTCGGGGCCAATGTGAAGATGGACGGCTGCGGCGCCATCTATCCGGCCATCGCCTCGATCTTCATCGCCCAGTATTTCCAGATCGAGTTGTCGCTGACCCAGTACGTTCTCATCGGCCTGACGGCGGTTCTGGGGTCGCTGGGCACGGCCGGCGTGCCCGGGACCAGCATCGTCATGCTGACCCTGACCCTGTCGACGGCCGGCCTGCCGCTGGAGGGGATCGGTTATATCGTCGCCATCGACCGGATCATCGACATGATGCGCACGGCCACCAATGTGACCGGCCAGATGCTGGTCCCCGTGCTGGTCGCCAAGGAAGAAGGCATCCTCAACCAGGGCATCTACGACGGCCATGTCGCCTGGCTGCCGGGCGACCCGGAGGCGGAAACCGCAGACGGCGTGCGGGCGGCCGGCATCTGA
- a CDS encoding SDR family NAD(P)-dependent oxidoreductase: protein MDTAKDTVLITGGGTGLGRGLAEALHARGAKVIIAGRRADVLKKVAEANPGMAWYTLDVADPADITAFAAKLTAEHPDLNAVVSNAGIMKAEDLSSGTFDMAKMQEIVDINWWGTVRLADALLPHLLTRPKATFVTVSSGLAFVPLAFTPTYSATKAAIHSWTQSLRHQLRDSSVKVVEWAPPGVATDLMPGHAEDPASMPLDEFIGESVGLFEAGHDEVLVERVGFLRNAEARGDYAKTFGIVNSHHRPLD from the coding sequence ATGGATACCGCCAAAGACACCGTCCTGATCACCGGCGGCGGCACAGGCCTGGGGCGCGGCCTCGCTGAAGCCCTGCACGCCAGGGGCGCCAAGGTCATCATCGCCGGACGCCGCGCGGATGTGCTGAAGAAGGTCGCCGAGGCCAACCCCGGCATGGCCTGGTACACGCTCGACGTCGCCGACCCGGCCGACATCACCGCCTTCGCCGCGAAGCTCACGGCCGAACATCCCGACCTGAACGCCGTCGTGTCCAACGCCGGGATCATGAAGGCCGAGGACCTGTCGAGCGGGACATTCGACATGGCGAAGATGCAGGAGATCGTAGACATCAACTGGTGGGGCACGGTGCGGCTCGCGGACGCCCTCCTCCCGCATCTGTTGACCCGGCCGAAAGCGACCTTCGTCACCGTATCGTCGGGCCTGGCCTTCGTGCCCCTGGCCTTCACCCCCACCTATTCGGCGACCAAGGCGGCGATCCATTCCTGGACGCAGTCGCTGCGGCATCAGTTGCGGGACTCGTCGGTGAAGGTGGTGGAGTGGGCGCCGCCCGGCGTGGCCACCGACCTGATGCCCGGTCATGCCGAGGATCCGGCCTCGATGCCGCTGGACGAGTTCATTGGCGAGAGCGTCGGCCTGTTCGAGGCCGGCCACGACGAGGTTCTGGTCGAGCGCGTCGGCTTCCTGCGCAACGCCGAGGCGCGCGGCGACTACGCCAAGACCTTCGGCATCGTGAACAGCCACCACCGACCGCTGGACTGA
- a CDS encoding helix-turn-helix domain-containing protein, which yields MSAPAVRPPIFDHPPVDARVEALVTEVIGRVADKWTMIVLEVLVEHGELRFTRLAELSDGISQKMLTQTLRAMERDGLVVRTVHPVIPPRVEYRLTDLGFSLAEAFCGVWLWAEKNLERIETSRAAFDAARAG from the coding sequence ATGTCCGCTCCGGCCGTTCGCCCGCCGATTTTCGATCACCCGCCCGTCGACGCCCGCGTCGAGGCCCTGGTCACCGAGGTCATCGGCCGGGTAGCCGACAAGTGGACGATGATCGTCCTGGAGGTGTTGGTCGAGCACGGGGAACTTCGCTTCACCCGCCTGGCCGAACTGTCTGACGGCATCAGCCAGAAGATGCTGACCCAGACCCTGCGGGCGATGGAGCGCGACGGCCTGGTCGTCCGCACAGTCCACCCGGTCATCCCGCCCAGGGTCGAATATCGCCTGACCGACCTCGGCTTCAGTCTGGCGGAAGCCTTCTGCGGCGTCTGGCTGTGGGCGGAGAAGAACCTGGAGCGGATCGAAACGTCGAGGGCGGCCTTCGACGCGGCAAGGGCCGGCTGA
- a CDS encoding HAD-IA family hydrolase — protein sequence MIERDLEGWTIGFDLDGTLVETHEDLVGTLNRMLVQEGLPPAPMESARELIGGGARALLKHGFELAGASAERAASPELFDAFIADYIDHIADHSAPYEGVIETLETLAERGATLVVVTNKRSDLSELLLGKIDLTKHFAAIVGPDRVSVRKPSGCHLVEAVKSVGGDPERAIMVGDASPDVGCAREAGLPVIGVTFGYTPIPMEELEPDIIVDAFEDVEEAVDMIVVEHYVARALTGA from the coding sequence ATGATCGAACGCGACCTCGAAGGCTGGACCATCGGCTTCGACCTGGACGGCACCCTGGTCGAGACGCACGAGGATTTGGTCGGCACGCTGAACCGGATGCTGGTTCAGGAAGGCCTGCCGCCCGCGCCGATGGAAAGCGCGCGCGAGCTGATTGGAGGCGGGGCGCGCGCCCTGTTGAAGCACGGGTTCGAGCTGGCCGGAGCCTCGGCCGAGCGCGCGGCTTCCCCCGAACTCTTCGACGCCTTCATCGCCGACTACATCGACCACATCGCCGATCATTCCGCCCCGTACGAGGGCGTGATCGAGACGCTGGAAACCCTGGCCGAGCGCGGCGCGACCCTGGTCGTCGTCACCAACAAGCGGTCGGACCTGTCGGAGCTGCTGCTCGGCAAGATCGATCTGACCAAGCATTTCGCCGCCATCGTCGGGCCAGACCGGGTCTCGGTGCGCAAGCCCTCAGGCTGCCATCTGGTCGAGGCGGTCAAATCCGTCGGCGGCGATCCGGAGCGGGCCATCATGGTCGGAGACGCGTCGCCCGACGTCGGTTGCGCGCGCGAAGCCGGCCTGCCCGTCATCGGCGTGACCTTCGGCTACACACCGATCCCGATGGAAGAACTGGAGCCCGACATCATCGTCGACGCCTTCGAGGACGTCGAAGAGGCCGTCGATATGATCGTGGTCGAACACTACGTCGCCCGGGCGCTCACGGGGGCCTGA